A single genomic interval of Spirosoma linguale DSM 74 harbors:
- a CDS encoding Abortive infection protein (PFAM: Abortive infection protein~KEGG: mxa:MXAN_3287 CAAX amino terminal protease family protein): MLVGFVLIGGVVSTLILFVLLALGKGMGLAEAQTYLAALATQPAKSPGSWYELMTLQAVNHLGTFLLPSLAYWYLIERRTWSQFNSRSLWQVAGTGFVAVIVIAFMPFDGLIIDWNQNLHLPETLAPVEQWIRDKEKGLEDITKYLTTFRTPGQLLMAFLVIAIIPAIGEETLFRGILQRNLSYWTGNVHVGIWLAAALFSAIHVQFLGFFPRMLLGALFGYLYLWSGNLWIPILAHFVNNGFTVLMVYLHQQKVTSMNIEDTETVPLAGALISGAFTLVLLYYFKKSNDQQAAISPER, translated from the coding sequence ATGCTCGTCGGATTTGTGCTCATCGGGGGTGTTGTCAGCACATTAATCCTGTTTGTTCTTTTGGCCCTTGGCAAAGGCATGGGTCTTGCGGAGGCTCAGACATACCTGGCAGCATTGGCCACCCAGCCAGCGAAATCGCCCGGCAGCTGGTACGAATTAATGACGCTGCAGGCCGTTAACCACCTCGGTACGTTCCTGTTGCCCAGCCTCGCTTACTGGTATCTGATCGAACGGCGCACCTGGTCGCAGTTTAATAGCCGGTCTTTATGGCAGGTAGCGGGCACAGGATTTGTCGCCGTTATTGTAATTGCCTTTATGCCGTTCGATGGGCTGATCATCGACTGGAACCAGAATCTGCATTTACCGGAAACGCTCGCGCCGGTTGAGCAGTGGATTCGGGATAAGGAGAAGGGACTGGAAGATATTACCAAATACCTCACGACCTTTCGCACGCCGGGGCAACTGCTGATGGCTTTTCTGGTGATTGCCATTATTCCCGCCATTGGCGAAGAAACCTTATTTCGCGGCATTCTGCAACGCAACCTAAGCTACTGGACGGGCAATGTTCACGTCGGCATCTGGCTGGCAGCCGCCCTGTTTAGTGCCATTCACGTGCAATTTCTCGGCTTTTTTCCACGGATGCTCCTAGGAGCATTGTTTGGTTACCTTTATTTGTGGTCGGGTAATCTGTGGATTCCTATTCTGGCCCACTTTGTCAATAATGGCTTCACCGTGTTGATGGTCTATCTGCACCAGCAGAAAGTGACATCCATGAACATTGAAGATACGGAAACAGTACCTTTGGCTGGTGCATTGATTTCGGGAGCCTTTACGCTGGTATTACTTTATTATTTCAAAAAGAGTAATGACCAGCAGGCGGCAATTAGTCCGGAGCGCTGA
- a CDS encoding protein of unknown function DUF6 transmembrane (PFAM: protein of unknown function DUF6 transmembrane~KEGG: ilo:IL0026 permease): MTTEEPVIIPQNRPLLAWVLLCALALVWGSSFILIKRSLGAFPPEQVAAGRLVFALLFFSPFLARQSQQADIRVMVRHRWVALLASAIIGFVIPAFLFAEAGAHLNSSLAGALNSLSPLFTLILGAVFFGQALKLKQVVGILLGLAGSLLLVFFSATGSFQINGYALLVVLATICYGLNTNLIGRFLSHLPALVSTAWLFAFAGPIALLTLIPTDFFSRVVDANSNWSLWALVTLGVFGSGLMSIFFNRVMQLASPLFAASVTYLIPIVALMWGVLDGETIYLVQFAGMGICLIGIWLVNKS; encoded by the coding sequence ATGACTACTGAAGAACCCGTTATTATTCCCCAAAATCGCCCCTTGCTGGCGTGGGTATTGTTGTGTGCGCTGGCATTGGTATGGGGCAGCTCATTCATTCTCATCAAGCGAAGTCTGGGGGCTTTCCCGCCCGAACAGGTAGCCGCCGGTCGGCTGGTATTTGCCCTCCTGTTTTTCAGCCCTTTTCTGGCCAGGCAAAGCCAGCAGGCCGACATTCGGGTTATGGTCCGGCATCGCTGGGTGGCGTTGCTGGCATCGGCCATTATCGGGTTCGTGATCCCGGCATTTCTTTTTGCCGAAGCGGGTGCCCACCTCAACAGTTCGCTGGCGGGTGCACTTAACTCCCTGAGCCCTCTGTTTACGCTTATTCTGGGGGCCGTCTTCTTCGGTCAGGCGCTCAAGCTAAAGCAGGTGGTCGGCATTTTGCTCGGGCTGGCAGGGTCATTGCTGCTGGTGTTTTTCAGTGCCACCGGCTCCTTTCAGATCAATGGCTACGCACTTTTGGTCGTGCTGGCAACCATCTGTTATGGCTTGAATACCAACCTGATTGGCCGGTTCCTGAGCCATTTGCCCGCTCTGGTTTCAACGGCCTGGCTCTTTGCCTTTGCCGGGCCCATCGCCTTGCTTACGCTGATACCTACCGATTTTTTTAGTCGGGTTGTCGATGCTAACAGCAACTGGTCGTTGTGGGCGCTGGTGACGCTGGGGGTATTTGGCTCGGGCCTGATGTCAATCTTCTTCAACCGGGTCATGCAACTGGCCTCGCCTTTATTTGCGGCCTCGGTCACCTACCTTATTCCCATTGTGGCCCTCATGTGGGGCGTGCTGGATGGCGAAACAATCTACCTGGTGCAATTTGCCGGGATGGGTATCTGCTTAATCGGTATCTGGTTAGTAAATAAATCGTAG
- a CDS encoding hypothetical protein (KEGG: gbm:Gbem_3438 hypothetical protein) → MSASGYPFWYKDVSLGYVPVDFMNQPTLLQPNRRTGLVPHLIAVLGLFVLAVVYFSPVMSGKTLAMHDVQESVASAREIREIAKQTGEKPQWTDAVFSGMPAYMIDYRYPYILVYKAVMGVVEALPNTANVIFVVLLSMYVLLVVLGCNPWLSVLGAVAYGFGTFSIVSLEAGHVSKLFALGYGAGVLAGVILALRGRYWLGAALMGFFTCMEFGANHIQITYYLFMTVGLYVVFESVALIRAGKGRQLALGLATLAVAGALGAGSFAKRVLVLNQYTKETIRGKSELTAKTTNPDGKAPASESTGGLDKNYAFTYSYGKAETLTLLIPNAAGGSSAGGGLTTDSEFYKAMASRGIDPAAAKQMAELGAPTYWGDQPIVGGPAYAGSALLFLFVLGLFVIRKPIRWWLLSAAVLMIMLAWGKNLLFFNELLFDYLPYLNKFRAMTMAFCLAQLFFAAGAALGLQTIITQKMTLAQLRQPLLISLSLTAGVALILAVLGGVFFSFQSPGDADMLSRIFGEAGREFQSALVSDRQSLLRSDAFRSVILILLTAAALWLFLTDKIKSGLFYPIVLAIVIFDLFSVDKRFLNNADFVSKAAASVPFEPTPADQQILQDKSLGYRVFDQTGSFMETNRTSYFHRSVGGYNTTRLRRYNELINYAFQFNTLHILNMLNAKYVIQPGQPDPANPQQQSGPVVIPNPDVLGAAWFVGTVQQVANADDELAAMKTLNPRDSVVVDKRFADALGNLPATMDHTGSTIQLTSYRPDKLIYTANTARDGLAVFSEVYYRGHEDWQAFIDGKAVPHLQANYVLRALRIPAGKHTIEFRFDPPLAHTGDTIDLICNVLLICLIGFAIFFEGRRRRGQPVNEPEPVLPVTPIEVTPVAESAKPKSGGVNPKGAKSR, encoded by the coding sequence ATGAGCGCGTCGGGTTATCCGTTTTGGTACAAAGACGTATCTTTGGGCTACGTACCAGTTGATTTTATGAACCAACCAACCTTACTACAACCGAACCGGCGGACCGGCCTGGTCCCACACCTGATTGCCGTGCTTGGGCTTTTTGTGCTGGCCGTTGTTTACTTCTCGCCGGTCATGTCCGGTAAAACGCTCGCCATGCACGATGTGCAGGAATCTGTCGCATCCGCCCGCGAAATCCGCGAAATCGCTAAACAAACCGGCGAAAAACCGCAATGGACCGACGCCGTCTTCAGCGGTATGCCCGCCTATATGATCGATTATCGGTACCCTTATATTCTGGTTTACAAAGCCGTAATGGGTGTCGTCGAAGCACTGCCCAACACGGCCAATGTCATTTTCGTCGTACTCCTGAGTATGTACGTGCTGCTGGTGGTACTCGGCTGTAATCCCTGGCTTTCGGTACTGGGGGCCGTGGCCTATGGGTTCGGGACATTCAGCATTGTCAGTCTCGAAGCCGGTCACGTTTCCAAATTATTTGCGCTGGGCTACGGAGCCGGTGTACTGGCCGGTGTAATTCTGGCACTTCGGGGCCGATATTGGCTTGGTGCTGCGCTAATGGGCTTCTTTACCTGTATGGAATTTGGCGCTAACCACATCCAGATCACCTATTACCTGTTCATGACAGTGGGCCTATACGTGGTTTTTGAGAGCGTTGCGCTCATCCGTGCCGGAAAAGGGCGGCAACTGGCGCTAGGTCTGGCCACACTGGCTGTTGCCGGTGCCCTGGGCGCCGGGAGTTTCGCCAAACGGGTGCTGGTACTGAATCAGTACACGAAAGAGACCATTCGGGGTAAATCGGAACTGACGGCTAAAACGACTAACCCGGACGGAAAAGCGCCCGCCAGCGAATCGACGGGCGGTCTGGACAAAAACTACGCTTTTACCTATAGTTATGGCAAAGCCGAAACATTGACGCTTCTTATCCCGAATGCTGCGGGTGGCTCGTCGGCGGGTGGCGGATTAACGACCGATTCCGAGTTTTATAAAGCCATGGCCAGCCGGGGTATCGATCCGGCGGCCGCTAAACAAATGGCCGAACTGGGTGCGCCAACCTACTGGGGTGATCAGCCCATTGTTGGTGGTCCCGCGTATGCCGGGTCAGCTCTGTTATTTCTGTTTGTGCTGGGGTTGTTTGTAATCCGGAAGCCTATTCGGTGGTGGCTGTTGAGCGCAGCGGTGCTGATGATCATGCTGGCCTGGGGTAAAAATTTGCTGTTCTTCAACGAACTCCTGTTCGACTACCTGCCTTACCTCAATAAGTTCCGTGCTATGACGATGGCGTTCTGTCTGGCTCAGTTGTTCTTTGCGGCCGGGGCTGCACTGGGGCTGCAAACGATCATTACGCAAAAAATGACTCTGGCCCAACTCCGGCAGCCTCTGCTCATTAGTCTGAGTCTGACGGCGGGTGTAGCACTTATCCTGGCTGTACTTGGTGGTGTATTCTTCAGCTTTCAGTCGCCGGGCGATGCCGATATGCTGTCCAGAATCTTTGGCGAAGCAGGTCGCGAGTTTCAGTCGGCTCTCGTTAGCGACCGGCAGAGCCTGTTGCGGTCCGATGCGTTCCGGTCGGTTATTCTTATTCTTCTGACAGCCGCAGCCTTGTGGTTGTTCCTGACGGATAAGATCAAATCCGGGCTGTTTTATCCTATTGTGCTGGCGATTGTCATTTTCGATCTGTTTTCGGTCGATAAGCGCTTCCTGAATAATGCTGATTTTGTGTCGAAAGCGGCAGCAAGTGTTCCCTTCGAACCAACACCCGCCGATCAGCAGATTTTACAGGATAAGTCACTGGGGTACCGGGTGTTCGATCAGACGGGCTCGTTCATGGAAACGAACCGGACGTCTTATTTCCACCGATCCGTAGGGGGTTATAACACGACTCGCTTACGTCGCTACAACGAGTTGATCAATTATGCCTTTCAGTTCAATACGCTGCATATCCTGAATATGCTCAATGCGAAGTATGTGATCCAGCCGGGGCAGCCTGATCCCGCCAATCCGCAGCAGCAATCGGGGCCAGTTGTGATTCCTAATCCCGACGTGCTCGGCGCGGCCTGGTTTGTGGGTACGGTGCAGCAGGTGGCCAATGCCGACGACGAATTGGCGGCTATGAAGACATTGAATCCACGGGATTCGGTCGTTGTTGATAAACGTTTTGCGGATGCACTGGGTAATCTGCCCGCCACCATGGACCATACGGGCAGCACCATCCAACTGACGAGCTACCGCCCGGATAAGTTGATCTATACGGCAAATACCGCCCGTGATGGACTGGCCGTTTTCTCGGAAGTTTACTATCGTGGGCACGAAGACTGGCAGGCGTTTATCGATGGAAAAGCAGTGCCCCATCTTCAGGCCAACTATGTGCTGCGGGCGTTGCGGATTCCGGCTGGCAAACACACCATCGAGTTTCGGTTCGATCCACCGCTGGCGCATACCGGCGATACCATTGACCTGATCTGTAATGTGCTACTGATTTGCCTTATCGGTTTTGCGATCTTTTTCGAAGGTCGACGCCGACGTGGACAACCTGTAAACGAGCCCGAACCTGTACTGCCTGTAACGCCGATTGAAGTAACGCCTGTCGCTGAGTCAGCAAAACCTAAATCGGGAGGGGTAAATCCAAAAGGAGCTAAGTCTCGGTAG
- a CDS encoding uridylate kinase (KEGG: mxa:MXAN_5342 uridylate kinase~TIGRFAM: uridylate kinase~PFAM: aspartate/glutamate/uridylate kinase): MTSQTTYKRILLKLSGEALAGPNGYNIDPAILEQYSQEIKQVVDLGVEVAIVIGGGNIFRGVSGERSGIDRVQGDYMGMLATVINAMALQSSFEKHGMYTRVMSAIKMEQVCEPYVRRRAVRHLEKGRVVIFAAGTGSPYFTTDTTASLRAIEIEADVVLKGTKVDGVYTADPMKDKTATRYTTITFEDVYEKKLSVMDLTAFTLCQENSLPIIVFNMNTRGSLLKLVQGDGDQGTLITMKLPD, from the coding sequence ATGACATCGCAAACAACGTATAAACGCATCCTGCTCAAGTTGAGCGGGGAGGCTCTGGCTGGGCCTAACGGATACAATATTGACCCGGCTATACTGGAGCAATACAGTCAGGAAATAAAACAAGTCGTTGACTTAGGTGTCGAAGTAGCCATTGTAATTGGCGGGGGGAACATCTTCCGTGGGGTATCCGGTGAGCGTTCAGGAATCGACCGGGTTCAGGGCGACTACATGGGTATGCTGGCAACTGTCATCAATGCCATGGCGCTTCAGAGTTCCTTCGAAAAGCACGGCATGTACACCCGGGTGATGTCGGCCATTAAAATGGAGCAGGTTTGCGAACCCTACGTGCGTCGGCGGGCGGTGCGGCACCTCGAAAAAGGGCGGGTCGTAATCTTCGCGGCCGGTACAGGAAGTCCCTACTTCACCACCGACACCACGGCTAGTCTGCGGGCTATTGAAATAGAGGCCGATGTAGTGCTGAAAGGGACTAAAGTCGACGGTGTGTACACCGCCGACCCCATGAAAGACAAAACGGCTACCCGGTATACCACCATCACCTTCGAAGACGTTTACGAAAAGAAACTAAGCGTGATGGACTTAACAGCCTTTACGCTCTGCCAGGAAAACAGCCTGCCCATTATCGTTTTCAACATGAACACAAGGGGAAGTCTGCTCAAACTGGTACAGGGCGACGGCGATCAGGGTACGCTCATTACCATGAAATTACCTGACTAA
- a CDS encoding phosphatidate cytidylyltransferase (PFAM: phosphatidate cytidylyltransferase~KEGG: ilo:IL0840 CDP-diglyceride synthetase) — translation MKQRLAKLTNLQQRVIAAVAGVPFILFMIWYADWTFALLFCLVSALTQREFYRLLGLDGFEPLTAYGTVVGTMICVLAYFIETDQMGTGNYFLICPASSMIFLIKLYKKKDMKPFTNIGFTFLGIIYVAMPFALLIILALQGGKFHPMIITGCLLLLWASDIGAYFAGTKFGRRKLFERVSPKKSWEGSIGGAAAAALVALGLTFWAPELRPWQWYCVGGIIVVTGTYGDLVESLFKRSIAIKDSGSSIPGHGGFLDRFDGLLLAAPFIITFLKLFA, via the coding sequence ATGAAGCAACGTTTAGCTAAACTTACGAACCTTCAACAACGGGTCATTGCGGCCGTGGCGGGAGTTCCTTTTATTCTGTTCATGATCTGGTATGCCGACTGGACATTTGCGCTCCTCTTTTGTCTGGTGAGTGCGCTAACCCAGCGTGAATTTTACCGGTTGCTGGGCCTCGACGGCTTCGAACCGCTAACGGCCTATGGCACGGTGGTAGGAACCATGATTTGCGTACTAGCCTATTTCATCGAAACGGACCAGATGGGCACGGGCAACTACTTCCTCATTTGTCCGGCGTCTTCAATGATCTTCCTCATCAAGCTGTACAAGAAGAAGGACATGAAGCCCTTTACCAACATTGGCTTTACGTTTCTGGGGATTATCTACGTGGCCATGCCGTTTGCCCTGTTGATCATTCTGGCGCTTCAGGGAGGCAAGTTTCACCCCATGATCATTACCGGCTGTTTATTGCTTCTATGGGCAAGCGACATCGGCGCTTATTTTGCCGGTACTAAATTTGGCCGACGCAAACTGTTTGAGCGGGTATCGCCAAAAAAATCCTGGGAAGGCAGTATTGGCGGAGCAGCCGCTGCTGCACTGGTGGCACTGGGTCTCACCTTTTGGGCACCTGAGCTACGTCCCTGGCAATGGTACTGCGTGGGCGGCATTATCGTCGTAACCGGCACCTATGGCGACCTGGTAGAGTCGTTATTTAAACGGAGTATCGCCATCAAGGATTCTGGCAGCAGTATTCCCGGACATGGTGGATTTCTGGATCGGTTTGACGGATTGTTGCTGGCCGCCCCTTTCATTATTACCTTTTTGAAGCTGTTCGCCTGA
- a CDS encoding ribosome recycling factor (TIGRFAM: ribosome recycling factor~PFAM: ribosome recycling factor~KEGG: asa:ASA_3157 ribosome recycling factor), with amino-acid sequence MEEIELFLDDAKDTMEKALKHLAIELTKIRAGKANAGMLDGIQVEYYGMLSPLHTVASINTPDARTIVIKPFERKLISEVEKAIRNSNLGLNPNNDGEQIRLSIPPLTEERRRDLVKKVKQEVETAKVNVRNIRKDTNDDIRKLVKDGVSEDAVKVGEERVQKLTDAFIARIDETFVAKERDIMVV; translated from the coding sequence ATGGAAGAAATCGAGTTATTTCTCGACGATGCAAAAGATACAATGGAAAAGGCGCTTAAGCACCTGGCCATTGAACTGACAAAAATCCGCGCAGGAAAGGCTAATGCGGGTATGCTCGACGGAATACAAGTAGAATATTACGGAATGCTGTCACCGCTCCACACGGTTGCCTCCATTAACACCCCCGATGCCCGAACTATTGTTATCAAGCCGTTCGAGAGAAAGCTCATCAGCGAGGTCGAAAAGGCGATTCGTAACTCCAACTTAGGCCTCAATCCAAACAACGACGGCGAACAGATTCGTTTGAGCATTCCACCCCTCACCGAAGAACGTCGGCGCGACCTCGTTAAAAAAGTAAAGCAGGAAGTTGAAACAGCAAAAGTTAACGTGCGCAACATCCGCAAGGATACCAACGACGACATCCGTAAACTGGTAAAAGACGGTGTATCGGAAGATGCCGTGAAAGTAGGAGAGGAGCGTGTTCAGAAACTCACCGACGCCTTCATTGCCCGTATCGACGAGACGTTTGTCGCCAAAGAAAGAGATATTATGGTGGTGTAA
- a CDS encoding Xylose isomerase domain protein TIM barrel (PFAM: Xylose isomerase domain protein TIM barrel~KEGG: rle:pRL100283 hypothetical protein) translates to MDTLYTRRRFVTQTALVASALPLVTASLSAQTEKADLPLPDVHIFSKHLQFLNYADMASAAAEMGFAGVDLTVRPDGHVRPERVEDDLPKAVDALNKAGLPPKLMTTAVGDATNAIDVRLLKTASKAGFKLYRMKWYQYDEQKSIPESIAGFQQQLRALGELNKSLNLIGCYQNHAGLLVGASVWEIWEMLKTAVPSHMGVQYDIRHATVEGGQSWPNGLRLLQPSIKSIAIKDFVWSTKNGVATVQDVPLGEGIVDFKRYFTLLKKYGIQVPVSLHIEYPTGGAEHGATKLTIPQKEVFNAMKRDLNRLRELWKSA, encoded by the coding sequence ATGGATACCCTCTACACCCGACGACGCTTTGTTACGCAGACGGCCCTGGTCGCCAGTGCGCTCCCGCTGGTGACCGCTTCGCTTTCCGCACAAACTGAGAAAGCCGACCTGCCGCTCCCCGACGTGCATATTTTCTCGAAGCATTTGCAGTTTCTCAACTATGCCGATATGGCCAGTGCTGCGGCCGAAATGGGCTTCGCTGGTGTTGACCTAACCGTTCGGCCGGATGGGCATGTGCGGCCGGAGCGGGTTGAAGACGACTTGCCGAAAGCGGTCGACGCCCTTAACAAAGCAGGGCTGCCGCCCAAGCTCATGACAACGGCGGTGGGTGATGCCACAAATGCCATTGATGTTCGGTTGCTCAAAACAGCGTCGAAGGCTGGATTTAAGCTGTATCGGATGAAGTGGTATCAGTACGACGAACAGAAATCCATTCCGGAGTCGATTGCGGGGTTTCAGCAGCAGTTGCGGGCATTGGGTGAACTGAACAAATCACTGAATCTGATTGGCTGCTACCAGAATCATGCGGGTTTGCTGGTAGGGGCCTCCGTCTGGGAAATCTGGGAAATGCTGAAAACGGCAGTACCGTCGCACATGGGCGTACAATATGACATCCGTCATGCCACCGTAGAGGGTGGCCAGTCCTGGCCCAACGGCCTGCGCTTACTACAGCCGTCTATTAAGTCGATTGCCATTAAAGATTTTGTCTGGTCGACGAAAAACGGCGTAGCAACCGTACAGGACGTACCGCTGGGCGAGGGTATCGTTGATTTTAAGCGCTACTTTACGCTGCTCAAGAAATATGGCATCCAGGTGCCTGTTTCTCTGCATATTGAGTACCCGACGGGTGGCGCAGAACATGGCGCAACCAAGTTGACCATCCCCCAAAAAGAGGTGTTTAACGCCATGAAACGGGATTTGAACCGGCTTCGTGAACTCTGGAAATCGGCTTAA
- a CDS encoding TIM-barrel protein, nifR3 family (TIGRFAM: TIM-barrel protein, nifR3 family~PFAM: dihydrouridine synthase DuS~KEGG: scl:sce3738 dihydrouridine synthase TIM- barrel protein nifR3), whose amino-acid sequence MVNVGNIQLPDFPLLLAPMEDVSDPPFRAVCKANGADLMYTEFISSEGLIRDAAKSVQKLDIFEYERPIGIQLFGSDVETMGECARIASRANPDLIDINYGCPVKNVACRGAGAALLQDIPKMVRMTDAVVKATHLPVTVKTRLGWDESTKNVGEVAERLQDIGIKALTVHGRTRVQMYKGEADWTLIGRIKDNPRIQIPIFGNGDIDSPEKAVEYKNRFGVDGVMIGRASIGHPWVFNEIKHFVQTGQHLPPPTVADRVAVCRQHLDFSIRWKGEIVGLFEMRRHYANYFKGLPDFKPYRMRLVTTDSYSGVSDILAEIQENYITELV is encoded by the coding sequence ATGGTCAACGTTGGCAATATACAACTACCGGACTTCCCGTTATTACTCGCTCCCATGGAAGATGTGAGCGATCCGCCATTTCGCGCGGTATGTAAAGCAAACGGTGCCGATTTGATGTACACGGAATTTATCTCGTCGGAAGGTCTCATTCGGGATGCTGCCAAGAGTGTGCAGAAACTGGATATCTTCGAGTACGAACGGCCCATTGGCATTCAGCTTTTTGGCTCTGATGTGGAAACGATGGGCGAATGTGCCCGGATTGCCTCCCGCGCCAATCCGGATTTGATCGATATTAACTATGGATGCCCGGTCAAAAATGTGGCCTGCCGGGGCGCTGGAGCGGCTTTGTTACAGGATATTCCCAAGATGGTACGCATGACCGATGCCGTCGTCAAAGCAACCCACTTGCCCGTAACGGTAAAAACCCGGCTCGGCTGGGACGAGTCTACCAAAAACGTGGGCGAAGTGGCCGAACGATTGCAGGATATAGGTATCAAAGCACTCACCGTTCACGGCCGCACGCGGGTGCAGATGTACAAAGGCGAAGCCGATTGGACGCTCATCGGGCGAATCAAAGACAACCCCCGCATTCAGATTCCTATTTTCGGCAATGGCGATATCGACTCGCCCGAGAAAGCGGTGGAGTACAAAAACCGGTTTGGTGTGGATGGCGTGATGATTGGCCGGGCCAGCATTGGACACCCCTGGGTTTTTAACGAGATCAAACATTTTGTGCAAACGGGTCAGCACCTGCCCCCGCCAACCGTAGCCGACCGGGTAGCCGTGTGCCGCCAGCATCTGGATTTCTCGATTCGCTGGAAAGGTGAAATCGTAGGTTTGTTCGAAATGCGACGCCATTACGCCAATTATTTCAAAGGCTTGCCTGATTTCAAACCCTACCGGATGCGGCTGGTTACCACCGATTCGTACAGTGGCGTGAGTGATATCCTGGCCGAGATACAGGAAAATTACATTACAGAACTTGTTTGA
- a CDS encoding biotin/lipoyl attachment domain-containing protein (PFAM: biotin/lipoyl attachment domain-containing protein~KEGG: similar to propionyl-CoA carboxylase alpha subunit ; K01965 propionyl-CoA carboxylase alpha chain), which yields MYTATLTNTETPPVNIDFINGQPVVNGESFNWDLVKLADRIFHILHNNQSFTAEVLEFNTADKTVSLKVNGHIHLVQLKDRFDLLLEKMGMSTVASSKVNELKAPMPGLIVGISVQPGDVIHKGDSLLILEAMKMENLLKAPGDGTVKNIRVGKGDRVEKGQVLVEFA from the coding sequence ATGTATACGGCAACCCTGACCAACACAGAAACCCCACCCGTTAACATTGATTTCATCAACGGGCAGCCCGTCGTTAATGGCGAGTCCTTTAACTGGGATCTGGTTAAACTTGCCGACCGGATCTTTCATATTCTGCATAATAATCAGTCGTTTACGGCCGAAGTGTTGGAGTTCAATACAGCCGATAAAACGGTTAGCCTTAAGGTAAATGGCCATATTCACCTGGTTCAGCTCAAAGATCGCTTCGACCTGCTGCTCGAAAAAATGGGCATGAGTACGGTAGCCAGTAGCAAGGTCAATGAATTGAAGGCGCCCATGCCGGGGCTGATTGTTGGTATTAGTGTGCAACCGGGCGATGTGATTCACAAAGGCGATAGCCTGCTCATTCTGGAAGCCATGAAAATGGAAAACCTGCTCAAAGCACCCGGCGATGGTACCGTAAAAAACATACGGGTCGGCAAAGGCGACCGGGTTGAAAAGGGACAGGTACTGGTAGAATTTGCGTAA